The genomic segment catcatcatctcagaactgcagaattggaagagaccctttgaagcatgaagtccaacccctgtcaaggaggcatagagggggaactaaactcccaacctctggctccacagtcagataccacTGAACGATCCAACAGTTATTCAAAAATCTGTTCTGATATTTTCTGCATTAATCTATATTTAATATGGGGATAAGTAAcacaaatgtatattttattatgCATTCTGGATTAAACTTTTTGATGAATATTTTGGAACTGAAAATTTAGAGATTTAAAGGATGAAATAATAAATTAACTCCAATCCACACATTAATTTGGGATGTGCAAATCAGATTGGTTTGCTTCAAAATTTGAATAAATTAAACTTTTATCATCCCTATTGATTACTACAAcagactgtgttttgttttgttttgttttcttaattggAAACAGGCCATAGCAATAACATTGCTGACCATTACCTTTCACTTTAATCTGAATTGAAATAAAGCATTAACCCTAATAGAAATTAGACTCTTCTTAGTGCCAATTCTTCTTGTATTGTTTTAATCCTATTTATAAAGTTACCCAAACGCATTATTCCATACATCCAATATGTACCTGTaggtttgtgggggtttttttgtttgtttgtttgtttgttttttttggtcaTCTTCCTTTACCTGACTTGAGCAAGTAAATGAAAACTAAGCATTTGCAAAGTGCTATATTTCCTTTGGTCATCTTACTTAACCTCCTAGACCTAGATCATTATTTTGCATGAAgccaaattattaattttttaaaaaagtttattttggCTCCCAGGAGACagacttctttctcctccttgtgCTAATTTATTGTGTATGAGTTGCATGTATCCCCAAAGCAAATCACATGGTCACCAAAATCAAGAAAGTGACTATTTAATTATCTGCCGCTGCTGGTGATAACAGTTCTACTATGCTGGCAGAGTTCCTCAAAAGGATATTGGCCTATGTGTATTTGCAGTATTTGTATGAATTTTGTACctgcattttgctgttttttcttttaaaaggtacTGCATATATGCTTTGTGTGGGTTATGTTACCTATTCTTCATTCCAGAACCTGCTGGAATACCAGGAGACTGTAACCATATGTTCTGGCTGAGGGTGGGAACAAAAGGGATACAGAAAGTATCATAGGTTTGcagaaagaaataaagattttCTTTCTAAGTTGATTAGAGAATCAACTAGTGAGAAACAGTTATGCTTTATTTTAGTTTGTCAAAAATCCCACTTTGTTAAATTTGtacaaaatcctgtttgttcaAAACTGTCACAGTATCTGCGCTGTGCACTTTTAAAATTCATGATCTTTACTTAAAAATCTCTTGTTTCTCCTTTTATGTTACAGGCCCAGTTGTTTATGTCTTAGATCTTGCAGATCGTCTTATCTCTAAAGCCTGTCCGTTTGCTGCAGCTGGAATAATGGTGGGCTCGATCTACTGGACAGCTGTCACTTATGGAGCTGTAACAGTCATGCAGGTTCAGATAAACTGtctaaatgttacatttttgtaaTCAAGCTGGAAACTGCTAGAGATTTGCTAAAGaaccttccctcttcttttttggtaaGAAGGGAATTCAGAGAGACGACTGGAAAATGCCAGTCTCTAGAGCATTTCCCCCTTCTGATCTCTCCTTCCTCTTGGAATATATGTGCTTATAGATTCACAAATCTCAGCTGGCAGCCCACTTCAAttcatttcttctctttgcagcagGGGGTAGGAGACCTTTGGCACTGCAGGTGTTCTGGACTACGAGTGCCACAGttccttaccattggccatggtgGTTGGGGCTGATGAGGATTGTATATTAGGAAATTTGGAGGGTCAAGGGTTCCCCATCTTATAAAAAAAATATGGCATACCTATCTATGTATATTACAATAAATAACCTTTGTCATAAATATTCTGAAAGGGCTCAGATGTACTCTAATTTCTGCCCATATCTTTTTCAACATCTGTCCCACATGTGTGTGCATACTGCTGTGCATGTTGATTCAAAGTGTCTGCTGGAGCTGTGTGGAGAAAGTAATTCATTATCAGAAAGAAAGAGTTGCTGCTCCCAGGAGACAGACTTCTCCTCCTTGCTAATTCAGGGAAGACCTTGATATCTTGCTGTCTTTCCCTGCGAGTTTAGAGTCCTCTTGCTCATATTGTACAGCTCTTGGTTACCCGTTGTGGTCTTTTCACCACCCATGATTCTGTATCGCCTTTCACCTTTTTTTAGCATCTGGTAAAAGGTATTCCCTGTTTAGGGTTCAAACACCAATTGGCCACATTATCTGTGTAGATCTTGTTGTTGAGTTACCCTTGACAAGAGTAGTCCTTTGGAGCTGAGATATATTCTAGTTTGATTCATACTACTTCAGCTTTAGGGCCATGAATGACCATTCAGACTGACATGATTTGTGGGGGCAGACTGGTGTGTTGCACACCATAGAACCAATATAGAGTTGAGTAGATTGTTCCTGCTAGGTTCAAGAAGATGTTTGTGACAGTAGATCAAAACAACCTCCAACATTAATCTGTAGTCTGTTCTCATGTTTTAAACAATTTTCTACTTCTATATAACTGGGTGACTGATATTGCTGTAGTGGTATGTCATGGCAATCACATGGACTGTCTTCTGTCATGCATTTCattgtgatatacagtggtgccttgcaagatgaatttaattcgttctgcggttaatgtcgtcttgcgaaaaatgtgtcttgcaaaatgcgttttcccataggaatgcattgaaatctaattaatgcattcctatgggcaaaaaagtcagaacaaagtcaaatttggtttacaaagggtttattaagtgctctttaaagccatatatattgtgcagaagatttcaaaaatttcaatttaaaaacttttaactttttaaacatcatagaaaaacatttaaaaatcaacaaacatgaggcaggaacaaaaaacggaaaacattcgtcttgcaaagcaagGCCATAGGGAACATtagtcttgcgagtcatcaaccccatcgccaaaaccattcgtcttgcaaggcatttatcggggaggcaccactgtagcttcagGAAATCAACCAGTTAATCAACCTGCTCACTATTAAGTCAGTCTGGGCTAATGAAAAATCctattttatttactgttcaaGCAGCATTTGACATGTTATAACTTGAACGACATTTTTAAGAGCACATGTTGCTATATCAAATCACATTATTCCTTAATATGCTAAATATtaaattgttgctgctgttattgttcATTACTACATTAAGGTGGGTTGTTGTTATCTCTCTATTGCAGAGGGGGAAGATTTAGGCTGACAGAAAATGTCATCAGGAATGTCAAATAAGAATATGTTTAGAGATATATGGGGGAGAatgtattgattttgtattaacaaAGGGGAAGGGTTGTGAACCTTCACAAGAGTCAgtgtatttttggaaggggaatggggctgtacaaaaagaaaagaaaaaatagattgtctccattggtcccaGTGGCGGGGGGAGCATATTAAGTGTATATGTAGACtttctttagttttgtttttaaatgtataatagttgtttaaaaaaactaataaaattaaATCATTTATGTGAAAAAAAAGTCTTATCAGGAGTCACCTAATAAGCAGAGACAAGCCTGAACACGAGGACTTCCTAATTTGTAGCTTAGTCTTTTGATTCCTTTGCTACACCAGCTCTTCCAATCTGATCAGTTTCCCATAGTTGAGCTTCTTAAAGTATGCTTACTTATTAAGCATACTTTAACCTTTAGTTAAGgttaaaatacagtagctttaaAATATATGTCACATGTATTTATGTCTTACTCTACCTCTAGGGTGTCATAAATTAGGGTATTCTGTTTTATTCTCACATTTACAACAATTCTGTGAGATAATacaggtggagagagagaggacactTACCTTGAATGACCTGTGaatagtttaaattaaaaaaagaccatgatacaaaaggggaaaaaacacgtCACCTTGTAGCAATCTTTAGATTCCCTGGAGCCAGCGTGGCTCGTGAATGGTCACTGGATAatacacaagtacagtggtgcctcgcttaatgatgttaattagttccagcgaaatcactatagagcgaaaacgttgtaaagccaaaaaaagcccattgaaatgcattgaaaaccgttcagtgcgttccaatgggctgaaaaacgaagatcctccataggggcggccattttcggtgcctgtaaagggaggaatccatccaaaaacacagcaggaagccattttgagcacccggtggccattttgaaaacccaacaatcagctgttttgattatcgtaatgcaaagaatcggttcccgaagcagggaactgatcttcgcaaaatgaaaaaaacccatttaaaacatcattttgcgatcgcaaaaacatcatcatgaagtggattcgtcgttatacggggtaatcattaagcggggcacgactgtattgaaCATGGCTTGATGGACATTGACATTAGCAAATTTTTAAAGCTCTGTTTATGAGTTTCATtctctgcttctttgcctcaTGAAAGTGGTTTCCATAAATACACATACACTGGGAACTTGGAAGCTTGCACCTACACTTCCCAAATTCCAaacccatttttctttttaaaaatgtatttgctgaGAGTGTCCCCTCACACCATGTAGTGGCATTTTTTTGGAAATTGGAGTATTTGGGGGATGGTCAGAACATGGCAAAAGTTTCCCTTAGGGGGCACAAGAAATTTAAACAACCAAAGGTGTAGTGGTGGGGAAAGCTACGACAATTACCGAAACATTTTAGGCAGCGTTCCTTCTTGAGGAATATTGGGAGAGCAAAGGTGCTGAGGGGAATTTTGCCCACCCTTGCCTAGAAAGGCCATCATTTAGTGAGTGTTTGTGTGCCAGCATGAAAGTACATAAACACTAATTTAAATACTTACTTGTTTCTCTTACAGACACACTCCATTTCAGATTGGCCTGCATCTTGTTCAAACAGTTTGCCAGTGTAGGTCTCAagatcttttttgtgtgtgtttccaaaTGCTTTTATTGTGGGACACACAGTCTTACTTAATATGTTGGTGCAGTGGATTCTTAAACTTTATCTACCCTTATCTAACAATGCAGTGCAATGGCACTTAATGCTCTCCATTATCAAATAGTCACTTCTTGCATATTCAGATGCCCTACTTAATGTGataatatattgttgttgttttatctgtcAGGTTGTAGGCCATAAAGAGGGACTTGATGTCATGGAAAGAGCTGACccattatttcttttaattggACTTCCCACCATTCCAGTTATGCTTATCTTGGGAAAGATGATTCGCTGGGAAGATTATGTGCTTAGATTGTGGCGCAAATACTCTAATAAACTACAGATACTCAACAGTATATTTCCAGGTAATGTTCATATATTTCCATTTCTATGCTGccccattagtgttgccactctcttGGCAGTTCACAATATATAGGAAAATCATAAAAGCAATACAAACATACGGTAAAATGCAGTAAACACTGTCGCTATCTAAAAACTACCTTTAAATAACAATACATAAATTAaacccatttattatttattttattttattttatttattttatttatatcccacctatctagccaactcaggaccactctaggcggctcacaatcatcaaataataaagatatacatatataaaacagcataaataataaaactttacaagggaagaaaccaagtacagtggggtcttgacttgagaacttaatccgtattggaaggcggttctcaagtcaaaaagtctgtaagtcaagtctccattgacctacagtgcattgaaaaccgattaatcctgtaacaggccgtttttgttccattttggtttttttctggtctgtaagtcaaatctcagtctgcaagtcaaacctaaattttgcggcaagagaagtctgtaactcaaaaagtctgtaagtcaagccgtctgtaagtcaagggtccactgtagagaggaaagaaagaggataatcagggattgtctggaggaaaggcctgccgaaataaccatgtctttaattgattcttaaagatacccagcgagggagccccgcaaatcccaggaggtagattgttccagaggcgaggagccaccgccgagaaggcccggtttcttgtcttttccttccgggcctccctcggcgttaggctcctcagcctcacctcctggctcgcacgagtgacacgggtagaacttgatGGGAGTAGGCGTTTGAACATCTCAGGATAATATTTACAATTGTTAGAAGGCAGGTATTGTGTTGGCTTCTTTGGCGTCCTTAGGTGTTATAGTTCTTGATATTAAGAACTGTGAGGAGCATATAAGATGGATTATAAAGTTATAAAGCTCTGGCAGACCACCTAGGCTGATCTTTCTGTTTATGAGGAAGGAAATACTGCCAGCTCTCTTTCCTTTGTCACAATGTGGAAGGATCCTGTCCTGTTCAAGAAAGTTTCAGAGCCCTGGGTTGGAGAAGTCTCAATGGCGATCTGCGAGAAGTACTAGAGCATAAACAATAAAGGGTTGTTTATAGAAGTGCTTTCTATGGCTTTTCTTCCTCGTATGGTGCCCATAGGCATCACTGTCCCCAGTGTGATACCAAGAGGAACCCACTGTGCCCACATACCATCTCCCTTGGCTACCTGTCAGGCTCCCTACACTTCTtgattttctttattctttaattGGGAGGTTGGTGTGCTACAGAAAAAACACAATGCAccagcattatttttaaaaatgtttctaaatcCCAGAAGCTTTGCTTTGAAGCTTGCACAGATGTTCAGACAGAAAAGGTAGATTGCAGAGACCTCCCTTGTGTGCCAAGGGGGCAAGAGGGAGCTTCTTTGCctgctgctctctctgtgtgcatgcttGACTtgcatgttttccttcttttcttttcttttcttttctttttttgacctGCTGCATGTATTCATATAGCACATGTTTTGCCCTTGTTTATATGTGTGTCTTCTGCACCTGGATGTGTGTGTATGATGGTTTGTCAGGATTTGGGGTTGGAGGATGGCAGCTAGATGTGTCTGTGTATTACTTGGACCTTTTTTCTTTAAGACTGTGGTAAGGGTGGGTTTCCTACcttaagaaaaaaacacacaacccaatTAATAATTTAAGATCAAACACAAAAACttcacaaaacattttaaattaaaaataagcagatTTCTTATGACAAAAGATTAATAGAAATGCAATTTTCCTTGAGAAAGGAAACACATTGAATGCATCTCGCAGcctcatttcccctcccccagaaTTTTCTTTACAGAAGCCCTACAAGGGTATATATCCTACTTTGAGAACCAGTGATCTGGAGTATGAAGTTGGGCATAAATTACCATAAATTATTTCATGGGCTTTGTTGCAGGAGGAAAGTTAATATGAGTACAGCCAAATTATTAAATTGAACAGTTAATTGGAATGTAAACCTTAAATTTATAATACAAATGTGGTTTAGTGCACATTAATTCATAGAAAAAAAGCTATGGCATTTTTCCTTAGGTATTGGATGTCCTGTTCCTCGTATTCCAGCTGAGGCCAACCCTCTGGCAGATCATGTCTCTGCTACTCGTATTCTATGTGGAGCCCTTGTCTTTCCCACTATTGCTACAATCGTTGGCAAGCTGATGTTCAGCAGTGTTAACTCAAATCTTCAAAGAACAATTTTGGTAAGTCCATGTAATGTTTCTTCATAAAAGTAAATCTGGCAATTtgtagaaaacatatttttagtGTTCTGTCGTCTCTTTATTTGGTTGTGCTTTTTCTGAATTCTGCTTAATAACATGGAGTATGACATGCTTCATATGTTTTACTGTTTAAGAATccttcagttaaaaaaagtaacactTATGTCAGACCATTCAAAGTTCTTTGCACACATTATCTGTTGTGTTTATGGGGCAAGTTGAGAGAGCAAAGTTTACCAAAGAATAAGTTCCTAATGGATGCAAAACTTGCATTTGGTACCATCTACTATATTAACCAAATGTATAGACATATGCCTAAAATAAGTCGGGATGCCATTTTTCATAAAATTGGAGATCTGGAGCCTGTCTTGGCTCAAAATTATTAGCAGTCTACCATATCATGGCCACCTGACTATTGTTCTCGTGTTCTTGATGACTGTCTGCTGTTAGAAAAAGGTTCAAAATATGTTCAAAAATGCATGAAATATTTATGTATAAAGATTGCTCCTTCTGTTTGTAATATTTCATGTAATTATTTTGTCAGCAATGCTGACCTGAAGTCCAAACTGAAAACAGATTTGCTACCTCTATCAGGATCACATGAATTGGCTAGAAGTTGTCCTGAGTGTCATAATATAAGGAAATACAAACTTTCTTTGTACCCCTACCAAACGGGGATAATGGACAGTGTTGAGTACAAGTATACATCTAGCCTTATCATAAATGAGCAAGTGGGCATCTTACTTGCAATGTGGGGTGGTCTGCTACAGAATATTCTTGGAATATGCAGACTGAGTCAGAGTGGCTGTCTGGAGTTATGAAAATCAGCCACTCTTTTCATGAAAGAGTTTTCTTATGTCAGGGATTTTTTTCTCATGAGTTTTAGTAATAATGGAAACAGTCTACATGTCACTTCATACAATACAAGAAGGGACTTTTCCCACAGTATAAAACTCAACACAGGGAGACCTGTGAAGGGAGTTAGAtatggaaggagaaggaagtgaAGAGAGGAGCAAATAcagaataaatatgtattttattgacCCATTAAATTACAGTAGGATTTGTGAACTTGATAAAGGCTTTATAGAGAAGGTGTGCTTTAAGGAGGCATTATAAAGAAGCCAGAAGTTGCTTTGTGCTGGTGTTCTGAGAGTCAGCTCTAAGCATACTGGGCATCAGAAGAGAAAATGGGTGTTTGTGAGGGAGAAGAGTGGTGAAGATGGTTTTGTTGGAAGAGCAAAGTCATGGACCGGGATGTATCAGAATATAGGTGCTGAGAGACTATGGGGCATGGAAGGCCATGGATGGCTTTGAGTTCGTATTCAATCCATGAATGTACAGGAAACCAGTGTGGAGATTTAAAGAGTGGTGTCTTGTGATCTGGCACCAGAGTGCTGGAGAAATATGAGAGGGCCAAAGTGAAGGACATGTATCTGATTTTTTGCTTATAGACAGAGAaaatgtggggggtggggtttaAGAAGGAAATGGCACAGTTTGATTCCAGATCAGAGGACTGAGGAGTCAAATATAAATCTTAGGCTATATGTCTTTTCAACGTAATGGGTGGTACCATTGTTAGTCATTAAGGACCATTTGGAAAGAGAGGAGGGCTTGAAAGGAAGGAGTGGAAGTCAAGTCTTGAGAGTACTGAGTGTGGCATGGCAGTGGAAGGTGCAGTCACAGAGATCGTAGATGAAATTGGAGATACAGCAGTTCATTGAAAGAGACAGTTTGGGGTAGAGAGAGGCCTAAATGTGATCTGAGCATGAATTGAGTTAGAAATGTAGGATTTGATAAAGTCACTCAGACTGCAAAAAGGCGACAGGGTGGTGGTGCTTGGAAAAACCTCAAGAACTGCTCCCTGAGGGGCCATAAACAAACTGAGGGGGAAACACAGGAAAAGCTTCTTCTCCTCATACTTCTTTGTGTTATTGATATAGTTTTAATCCCCTGGAATAAAGAGTGCAGCCTGAAGATGTTCAGATGGGTTTCTTGTAGTATCCCAACTTATACTTCGTTTTTCCAGAATGGCTCAAAGCACTGTGATACCATTAACTCAGGTGATGATTGTGAATGAGGTCATCTTTTAGGTCTTCAACATAGCTTATAGTAAGAATTTCAAACACAGAAGTTGCACATATGAAAGCGGACAGATCCAGAGCCTGCGGCTGATTTCCAATCCACCAAACCATTGTTGGTAGGATTCTTGGATTGCAGCCATCATTTAGAAATCAGTTACCAGAGCAAAGACTGATATTTAAAAACCAAGTGTATAAAAACCGCCAGAGGAATGTGTAAACTCAGCATGGGATATTTTTATATAAGACAAACATTGCAGTAGTACATTGTGACAGGGAACTGTATGCTTCAAATGTTTGTATAAAATTGCTCTAATTAGCCTAACTTCAAAGGAAATGCTACTTGacaattttgtgtgtatgtgtacaaaaCCAAGTTTTTGAAAGTAAGATGCTGAACTTGTTCTGTAGGTTTTGAAATAATGGTTCTCTTTTATTTTAGGGTGGAATTGCTTTTGTTGCTATAAAAGGAGCTTTCAAGGTCTACTTCAAACAGCAGCAATATTTGCGACAAGCTCATCGGAAAATTCTAAACTatcctgagcaagaagttgcttaaATAGCTTGTGGATGCTGGACTCCTACAATCTCATATACTATATTCAGTGGCATTGTACCAGTTCTGTTATTTGGCTGCaggtgcagaggcgggaggatATATGCTGCTGaatgttgtgttgttttttcctACTTATATGAATAAAGGACTTTACTATGCCAGGGCAAATCCTCCTTAATAGTTGAGCCTAAGaatgtgatttattttcattGATGCATTTTGTTTCTGGCACGAGACATCCAGATCattttcctatgggcaaaagttcccttttttaaaacaaaagccaaaCTACTGTAAAGTTAATAATTTGTGTGCAGACTGTATTAAAATATCCTTTTGTATGCTTATTGCAGTAAATGCACAGTACTTTATTACATGAGCCAATATAACAGACTTAAAGAAATATTTGCCAAGTAGAACTCTGTAATGTGTTCAAGTAAGGGTTCCCTTATTCACAGTTGAAGCTAAACAATGCATGAAACTCAAGACCTAAAATTCATATTCATGATAACAAAAATGAACTCATTTTCTTACTGGTTCATATAACCCATGAGAACAATGCAGATTTCTAGaacattttttttagaaatacGAACATGCCTGGTTTTGAGAAGCATTTGGAACACCagtaaatttgttttttatttattgtttctcaTATTGCTTTCTTTTCACTTTCTGGTTGTATTGCAAGTTTTGATGTATATTGTTGATTCTGTTTGCCGCCTGTAAAATTGGAAGACTGAATTACACACTCTGGGTGTAATAAGTTGCAATATTAGAGGTGCTGCTTAGTGCCAGTGTGTTGCAGAATGACAACCAAGTTTTGGAATTATTGTTAGTGTAAGCAGTACTGGTACCATGCAGTtgtctggaaaagaaaatctAAATGTTTCCATAAAGATATTAAGACTTGATTTGGAAAATAAGTTCTACTCTaacacaaattatttttaaattctaagTTTATGGCATTTTGGATACTTACACTATCTCTGAGTTGGCATCTAATTCCTAAGTGTCATAACACCATGGTGTGGAATGTGCTTAGAGATTCCCTTCTGCTGATCTTTGTTTAGAGCAGGGATTGGGAAATATGTGGCCCTCCTCATGTTTTGAACAGCAGGCTGTCAGCCTTGGGATGTATACCCGTGATGAAGGCTaatggaagttacagtccaagaattgTCTCTAGAAAGAAGGGTGTACCTTCCTTGGTCGTGCTCCTAAATGAAATGTTAGCAAAATGGAACCTCGGAGCAATACATAGGATGCATGCAGAAGTCTCATTGCCGTCAGTGAGACTAATGTCCCAGTACATATTAGGATTGAAGGTATAAGGCAGGAACTTTCAGTTTGCACTTTTTCTTGGTGATAGAAATCAGTGTATCAATGTTTGATGTTATCTTAATGAGCAAAACTGTACCTGTGTAATAAACAATAGCCATTCTGAGTGGTATTTGTTTTGGCAGGATTAAAGATCCTGTGAGTGTCTTGTTCAAATTATGTTTAAAATCAAACAGTATATTTAAtgcaaggaggaaaaataacCGTTCTTTCAAAGAAATGGACAGTGTCCTGTTCCTTAGCAGCTCTGTTCTTACTGCTAATTgaagagttcctgcttcagttTTTGCACACTGAGACTAAGTCACACACAATCCAAAACTGATGCaaggactcattaattagcagcagttgGCTGGTGATGTCCCTCCtgctgtgctggcagagcaatGGATCAGGATACTGGTCACTGTTAAATAGCTGTCAATCAGAAATTAAGCCAATGAATTTGGAGTATGTGTGCTTAAAGAGACATAACCTTCCATGGGAAGCATTACTTCAagaaatgaaatacaatattttggAAGTGTATAGAAGTGTACATAATGACTAACTACTGTTCTAATGTTGATTTACATGGAGAAATCTGagataaaaatgtttgttttctgttttaagtaCTGAAAATGATGGTTTAAGTCAATtagattctttatttttttatacaCACGTACAGAGCCGTATCCTGCAAAATGCTGGCTTTCTTTAAGATAGGTTTTCAGTGCTCCAGAAGATTTATTTCAGGAATCCTCATTACAAGAAGTTGACTAGGGAGTTTTCATTGTATCTACACCAGCCCTTTGTTACCTGCTGGGTTTTAGCCTCTCTTGCACACAAATAGATGCTAACAGTGCAATGGGTGGTTTGGATTTGTTCTTATATAGTGAAATTGTTATTGTATATGTTATCACTACAGATATACTGTGAAgaatgtgaattttttaaaattcagtagtaAAACATGACCTTGGTTATTGTGCTGTTAATGTTTTTAGTAGAGCAGTTTATGGTCACATGTTGGATTAGACTgaataaatttgtttttttacattcttTAGGTGAATGGTATCTGAACAAATATAAAATGTAGAAAAAGAGGGtgggctttaattttattttttctgtgttAAACTCAAATATTTATAATTATAGCTGGATTATTTTCTTAGCAGACATAATTTTACTAACGCACAAAATATTTCGTAATAAGCATCTTCATTCtgctctaaatttatttattcaaaattattAAATCTCTAAATCTGGCCA from the Pogona vitticeps strain Pit_001003342236 chromosome 3, PviZW2.1, whole genome shotgun sequence genome contains:
- the MARCHF5 gene encoding E3 ubiquitin-protein ligase MARCHF5 isoform X2; amino-acid sequence: MKMRSCWVCFATDEDDRTAEWVRPCRCRGSTKWVHQTCLQRWVDEKQRGNSTARVACPQCNAEYLIVFPKLGPVVYVLDLADRLISKACPFAAAGIMVGSIYWTAVTYGAVTVMQVVGHKEGLDVMERADPLFLLIGLPTIPVMLILGKMIRWEDYVLRLWRKYSNKLQILNSIFPGIGCPVPRIPAEANPLADHVSATRILCGALVFPTIATIVGKLMFSSVNSNLQRTILGGIAFVAIKGAFKVYFKQQQYLRQAHRKILNYPEQEVA
- the MARCHF5 gene encoding E3 ubiquitin-protein ligase MARCHF5 isoform X1; this encodes MSEQTGLVMPQTLDRSCWVCFATDEDDRTAEWVRPCRCRGSTKWVHQTCLQRWVDEKQRGNSTARVACPQCNAEYLIVFPKLGPVVYVLDLADRLISKACPFAAAGIMVGSIYWTAVTYGAVTVMQVVGHKEGLDVMERADPLFLLIGLPTIPVMLILGKMIRWEDYVLRLWRKYSNKLQILNSIFPGIGCPVPRIPAEANPLADHVSATRILCGALVFPTIATIVGKLMFSSVNSNLQRTILGGIAFVAIKGAFKVYFKQQQYLRQAHRKILNYPEQEVA